In Pseudomonas sp. GCEP-101, one DNA window encodes the following:
- a CDS encoding FKBP-type peptidyl-prolyl cis-trans isomerase → MQIAANKAVSIDYTLTNDAGEVIDSSAGGAPLVYLHGAHNIIGGLEKALEGKQVGDQLDVTVEPADAYGEYSAELVATLTREMFEGVDELEVGMQFHASAPDGGMQIVTIRDIDGDDVTVDGNHPLAGQRLNFKVKVVDIRDASAEEVAHGHIHGEGGHHH, encoded by the coding sequence ATGCAGATCGCGGCCAACAAGGCGGTTTCCATCGACTATACCCTGACCAACGACGCAGGTGAGGTCATCGACAGCTCCGCCGGCGGCGCTCCGCTGGTCTACCTGCACGGTGCCCACAACATCATCGGCGGCCTGGAAAAGGCCCTGGAAGGCAAGCAGGTCGGCGACCAGCTGGACGTGACCGTCGAGCCGGCCGACGCCTATGGCGAATACAGCGCCGAGCTGGTCGCCACCCTGACCCGCGAGATGTTCGAAGGCGTGGACGAGCTGGAAGTCGGCATGCAGTTCCACGCCTCCGCTCCGGACGGCGGCATGCAGATCGTCACCATCCGTGACATCGACGGCGACGACGTGACCGTCGACGGCAACCACCCGCTGGCCGGCCAGCGCCTGAACTTCAAGGTGAAAGTGGTCGACATCCGCGACGCTTCCGCCGAAGAAGTCGCCCATGGCCACATCCATGGCGAAGGTGGTCATCACCACTGA
- a CDS encoding sensor domain-containing diguanylate cyclase — MNLRARLLWLCLPLFVASLGGVWLLSDMILLDRFDRGDRQRLADEVRIVHNRVAYEKQRNLDIVHSYAWWDASYQFMHQPQSRFVEDNLDQDLLGILGFDYVLYVDRSGQILAQQWKLDELGKRFPQQPVPTPDQLRRNILRTALELGALKIDGDPRHSLDQLLQIDGIPQLLLSYPISNTAGTAEPAGAVIVGVLLDQERMSNLQTQMGASLRLVQDEVKGNDWRTLNIPTGRGATLISPRRLLDENSQQMSLLYLDSLGRPQLRLELTSPRPLYQQGQQAVRLFLYLTLALLGGAILLAYVALEFRIIRRVTTMNREVAVIGQDDTPSRLSPQGADELGQLAHEMNDMLDRLEQSEARDRAILDAIRDGFFEMDTRGIIRTLNPALCRMLGYSAEQLGGQHFGILLQEADLLRARSLYEQARDDEQETTFSAPFKRRDGRLVNCETRLSAIRDAQGEFQGFRGILRDISDQVAYQKQLLDLAFRDTLTQLGNRKAFNEQLPRAIANSNRVALLYIDLDRFKQVNDRFGHAIGDALLSTVGERMRGSLRQPDQAFRLGGDEFAVLLENAEPDQADALGLRLLAVLGTPYHLGGQVIDFVTPSIGIALYPQDAGDADALTRAADIAMYQAKQERNRCHRYTAA; from the coding sequence ATGAACCTTCGCGCCCGCCTGCTGTGGCTGTGCCTGCCCCTGTTCGTCGCGAGCCTCGGCGGGGTCTGGCTGCTGTCGGACATGATCCTGCTCGACCGCTTCGACCGCGGCGACCGCCAGCGCCTGGCCGACGAGGTGCGCATCGTGCATAACCGCGTCGCCTACGAGAAACAGCGCAACCTCGACATCGTCCACAGCTACGCCTGGTGGGACGCCAGTTACCAGTTCATGCACCAGCCGCAGTCGCGCTTCGTCGAGGACAACCTGGACCAGGACCTGCTGGGCATCCTCGGCTTCGACTACGTCCTCTACGTCGACCGCAGCGGGCAGATCCTCGCCCAGCAGTGGAAGCTCGACGAACTGGGCAAACGCTTCCCCCAACAACCGGTGCCCACGCCTGACCAGCTGCGCCGGAACATCCTGCGCACGGCCCTGGAACTGGGCGCGCTGAAGATCGATGGCGACCCGCGCCACAGTCTCGACCAGTTGCTGCAGATCGACGGCATCCCGCAGCTGCTGCTCAGCTACCCCATCAGCAACACCGCCGGCACCGCCGAGCCCGCCGGTGCGGTGATCGTTGGCGTGCTGCTCGACCAGGAGCGCATGTCCAACCTGCAGACGCAGATGGGCGCGAGCCTGCGCCTGGTGCAGGACGAGGTGAAAGGCAACGACTGGCGCACCCTCAACATCCCCACCGGGCGCGGCGCCACCTTGATCAGTCCGCGGCGCCTGCTGGACGAGAACAGCCAGCAGATGTCGCTGCTCTACCTCGATTCCCTCGGCCGGCCGCAGCTGCGCCTGGAACTCACCAGCCCGCGCCCCTTGTACCAGCAGGGGCAGCAGGCCGTGCGCCTGTTCCTCTACCTGACCCTCGCCCTGCTCGGCGGCGCCATCCTGCTCGCCTACGTGGCCCTGGAGTTCCGCATCATCCGCCGCGTCACCACCATGAACCGCGAGGTCGCGGTCATCGGCCAGGACGACACGCCCTCGCGCCTGAGCCCGCAGGGCGCGGATGAACTGGGCCAGCTCGCCCACGAAATGAACGACATGCTCGACCGCCTGGAACAGAGCGAGGCGCGCGACCGGGCGATCCTCGATGCGATCCGCGACGGCTTCTTCGAGATGGACACCCGCGGCATCATCCGCACCCTCAACCCGGCGCTGTGCCGCATGCTCGGCTACAGCGCCGAGCAACTGGGCGGCCAGCATTTCGGCATCCTGCTGCAGGAGGCGGACCTGCTGCGCGCCCGCAGCCTCTACGAGCAGGCCCGCGACGACGAACAGGAAACCACCTTCTCCGCGCCCTTCAAGCGCCGCGACGGCCGGCTGGTCAACTGCGAGACGCGACTCTCGGCGATCCGCGACGCCCAGGGCGAATTCCAGGGCTTCCGCGGCATCCTGCGCGACATCAGCGACCAGGTGGCGTACCAGAAGCAGCTCCTGGACTTGGCCTTTCGCGACACCCTCACCCAACTGGGCAACCGCAAGGCCTTCAACGAGCAACTGCCACGGGCGATCGCCAACAGCAACCGGGTGGCCTTGCTGTACATCGACCTGGACCGCTTCAAGCAGGTCAACGACCGCTTCGGCCACGCCATCGGCGACGCCCTGCTCAGTACCGTCGGCGAACGCATGCGCGGCAGCCTGCGCCAGCCGGACCAGGCCTTCCGCCTGGGTGGCGACGAGTTCGCCGTGCTGCTGGAGAACGCCGAACCGGACCAGGCCGACGCCCTGGGCCTGCGCCTGCTGGCCGTGCTCGGCACGCCCTACCACCTGGGCGGCCAGGTGATCGACTTCGTCACCCCCAGTATCGGCATCGCTCTCTACCCGCAGGACGCCGGCGACGCCGACGCCCTCACCCGCGCCGCCGACATCGCCATGTACCAGGCCAAGCAGGAACGCAACCGCTGCCACCGTTACACGGCGGCCTGA
- a CDS encoding LysR substrate-binding domain-containing protein, producing MARVNFDLDVLRTFVTGIELGSFARAADRLGRSTSAVSAQLKKLEEQAGTPVLRREGRGMALTEAGETLLAYARRLLELNDEAAGALRGGALEGRVRLGLQEDFGETLLPAVLARFARAHPKVRIEVRTARNQQLIDGVRDGALDLALAWETGERTAHMERIGAVAQCWIGAPDALPVPGAQPLPLVMLEAPCLLRSAATAALDRAGIAWRVAFTSAGLSGIWAAVGAGLGIGLRTPIGLPASVARLDAERAGLPAMAPLGLCLHRGDAEPDPVVERLRELLQEGVAELLDRTPA from the coding sequence ATGGCGCGCGTGAACTTCGACCTGGATGTACTGCGGACTTTCGTCACCGGCATCGAGCTGGGCAGTTTCGCTCGCGCGGCGGATCGCCTGGGACGTTCCACGTCTGCGGTCAGTGCCCAGTTGAAGAAGCTCGAGGAGCAGGCCGGCACCCCGGTGCTACGCCGCGAAGGGCGGGGCATGGCGCTGACCGAAGCGGGCGAGACGCTGCTGGCCTACGCCCGCCGCCTGCTGGAGTTGAACGACGAAGCGGCCGGCGCCTTGCGCGGCGGCGCACTGGAAGGCCGGGTGCGCCTCGGCCTGCAGGAAGACTTCGGTGAAACCCTGCTGCCCGCCGTGCTGGCGCGCTTCGCCCGCGCCCACCCAAAGGTGCGTATCGAAGTCCGCACGGCGCGCAATCAGCAGCTCATCGACGGCGTGCGTGATGGCGCGCTCGACCTGGCGCTAGCCTGGGAGACCGGCGAGCGCACGGCGCACATGGAACGCATCGGCGCGGTGGCGCAGTGCTGGATCGGCGCGCCCGATGCGCTGCCGGTCCCTGGCGCGCAGCCGTTGCCGCTGGTGATGCTGGAGGCGCCGTGCCTGTTGCGCAGTGCGGCCACCGCCGCGCTGGATCGGGCCGGCATCGCCTGGCGCGTGGCGTTCACCAGCGCCGGCTTGTCCGGTATCTGGGCGGCGGTCGGGGCGGGGCTGGGCATCGGCCTGCGCACCCCCATCGGCTTGCCGGCCAGCGTCGCGCGGCTGGATGCTGAACGCGCCGGCCTGCCGGCGATGGCGCCGCTGGGCCTGTGCCTGCATCGTGGCGACGCCGAGCCGGACCCGGTGGTCGAGCGTTTGCGCGAGCTGCTCCAGGAAGGTGTCGCTGAACTGCTGGACAGAACGCCTGCATAG
- a CDS encoding tautomerase family protein: MPTVRISLRKGKQAEYLRQLADTVYDAMHDAFNVPEGDQFVMIHQHEAEEFVFNRHYLGGPRSDDFVLIAITIGRPRDSQTKQAFYRRLNALLGERLGIASEDVMVQITTSEADDWSFGGGRMGVLTRPDALSAS, translated from the coding sequence ATGCCGACCGTCCGCATCTCCCTGCGCAAGGGCAAGCAAGCCGAGTACCTGCGCCAGCTCGCCGACACCGTCTACGACGCCATGCACGACGCCTTCAACGTGCCCGAGGGCGACCAGTTCGTGATGATCCACCAGCACGAGGCGGAGGAATTCGTCTTCAACCGCCACTACCTGGGCGGCCCGCGCAGCGACGATTTCGTGCTGATCGCCATCACCATCGGCCGCCCGCGGGACTCGCAGACCAAGCAGGCGTTCTACCGCCGGTTGAACGCACTGCTGGGCGAGCGGCTGGGCATCGCCAGCGAGGACGTGATGGTGCAGATCACCACCAGCGAGGCGGACGACTGGTCCTTCGGCGGCGGGCGCATGGGCGTACTGACGCGCCCCGATGCGCTCAGTGCCAGCTGA
- a CDS encoding DUF3565 domain-containing protein codes for METALLAAICMVRNLSDIEVERLSLRGDAPECDPKTDGRDNGGPPRLLDFHQDEDGHWVAVLSCGHTQHLRHQPPWQSRPWVLDPQQRMAQIGREFPCGWCAKDSDSNKE; via the coding sequence ATGGAAACCGCCTTGTTGGCCGCGATCTGCATGGTTCGAAACCTATCCGATATAGAAGTTGAGCGCCTAAGTTTACGCGGCGACGCCCCCGAATGCGACCCGAAGACGGACGGACGGGATAACGGGGGCCCGCCGCGCCTGCTTGACTTTCATCAGGACGAGGACGGCCACTGGGTGGCAGTCTTGTCCTGCGGCCACACCCAGCACCTGCGCCACCAGCCGCCCTGGCAGTCGCGGCCCTGGGTGCTGGACCCGCAGCAGCGCATGGCGCAGATCGGCCGCGAGTTCCCCTGCGGCTGGTGCGCCAAGGATTCCGACAGCAACAAGGAGTAG
- a CDS encoding glutathione peroxidase, with the protein MSAFHDLTLHGLDGQDLPLAPLKGKVVLVVNVASKCGLTPQYAGLEKLYQQYKDQGFVVLGLPCNQFAGQEPGSEAEIQSFCALNYGVSFPMSAKLEVNGSERHPLYRLLAGEGAEFPGDITWNFEKFLLGPDGRVLARFSPRTTPDDPALVHAIEKALGAA; encoded by the coding sequence ATGAGCGCTTTTCACGATCTGACGCTGCATGGTCTCGACGGCCAGGATCTGCCGCTGGCCCCGCTCAAGGGCAAGGTCGTGCTGGTGGTCAACGTCGCCTCGAAATGCGGCCTGACCCCGCAGTACGCCGGTCTGGAGAAGCTCTACCAGCAGTACAAGGATCAGGGGTTCGTGGTACTGGGCCTGCCGTGCAACCAGTTCGCCGGGCAGGAGCCGGGCAGCGAAGCCGAGATCCAGTCGTTCTGCGCGCTGAACTACGGGGTCAGCTTCCCGATGTCGGCCAAGCTCGAGGTCAACGGCTCCGAGCGTCATCCGTTGTACCGCCTGCTGGCGGGCGAGGGCGCCGAGTTCCCCGGCGACATCACCTGGAACTTCGAGAAGTTCCTCCTCGGCCCGGACGGCCGCGTGCTGGCGCGCTTCAGCCCGCGCACCACGCCGGATGATCCGGCGCTGGTGCACGCCATCGAGAAGGCGCTGGGCGCCGCCTGA
- a CDS encoding DegV family protein, which translates to MRIGLVVDATCDLPPEFLAANNIRVLPIGIRVGERRIIDDRDPDTTLRFYSQDLPKVGPEDGSEPLTPAQTHDWFLEQLVTDFDYVICLTVTRQRSPIFENATQASFSLLQSYKERRAAAGIAGPFALRVIDSQTVFAGLAVLAAEGVRLLGEDQHPNAVRTRLEQLSQQMNTFLVASDLGHIRRRGFQKGDRSSIGDRLRGAFLGIGSMLDMKPVLSLVQGEDKPVSVSPNYEKSAERLLNFARARVEAGELLAPQMCLSYAGDPSALRDLPGFAALEDACEAKGIQVHLAMLSPTGGINLGAGAMSLSFAAEPKPFA; encoded by the coding sequence ATGCGGATCGGCTTGGTGGTCGATGCAACCTGCGACCTTCCCCCGGAATTTCTTGCTGCCAACAACATTCGCGTGCTGCCCATCGGTATCCGCGTGGGCGAGCGTCGCATCATCGATGACCGCGATCCCGACACCACCCTCCGCTTCTATTCCCAGGACCTGCCCAAGGTCGGCCCCGAAGACGGCAGCGAACCGCTGACGCCGGCGCAGACCCATGACTGGTTCCTCGAGCAACTGGTCACCGACTTCGACTACGTGATCTGCCTGACCGTGACCCGCCAGCGCAGCCCGATCTTCGAGAACGCCACCCAGGCCTCCTTCAGCCTGCTGCAGAGCTACAAGGAACGCCGCGCCGCTGCCGGCATCGCCGGGCCGTTCGCGCTGCGGGTGATCGACAGCCAGACGGTGTTCGCCGGCCTTGCCGTGCTGGCCGCCGAAGGCGTGCGCCTGCTCGGCGAGGACCAGCATCCCAACGCCGTGCGCACCCGCCTGGAACAGCTCAGCCAGCAGATGAACACCTTCCTGGTCGCCAGCGACCTGGGGCACATCCGTCGCCGCGGCTTCCAGAAGGGCGACCGCAGCAGCATCGGTGACCGTCTGCGTGGCGCCTTCCTCGGCATCGGTTCGATGCTCGACATGAAACCGGTGCTCAGCCTGGTGCAGGGCGAGGACAAGCCGGTGTCGGTGTCGCCGAACTACGAGAAATCCGCCGAGCGACTGCTCAACTTCGCCCGTGCGCGGGTCGAGGCGGGCGAGTTGCTGGCTCCGCAGATGTGCCTGAGCTATGCCGGCGACCCGTCCGCCCTGCGCGATCTGCCCGGTTTCGCGGCGCTGGAGGATGCCTGCGAGGCGAAGGGCATCCAGGTGCACCTGGCGATGCTCAGCCCCACTGGCGGCATCAACCTCGGCGCTGGCGCCATGAGCCTGTCGTTCGCCGCCGAGCCCAAGCCGTTCGCCTGA
- a CDS encoding glycosyltransferase family 4 protein: MTTTPLRIALISETFPPEINGVANTLGRLASGLLRLGHQIQVVRPRQQGDEGRHSDSELVLTRGWPLPGYPGLQWGQSCLHKLLRHWKNLPPDVLYIATEGPLGLAALRAARRLHIPVISGFHTNFQQYSAHYGFGPLMRLVTLYLRWFHNRTQQTLVPSASQSLELQRRGFERLAQLSRGVDSQLFNPARRDEALRREWGLGERDIAVLHVGRLAAEKNLSLLGSSFRALCAAHPQLRLRLVIVGDGPQRNALRKELPDALFCGLQRGEELARHYASGDLFLFPSQSETFGNVVLEALASGLAVVAFDQAAAGQHIRHGHNGVLGVPGEDQSFFEAASWLLEDPERLRRVRLNARHHAIHQAWDTVIERFEGYLQEACRTALPGRNPGGLGHPEAHK, translated from the coding sequence ATGACCACGACTCCCCTGCGCATTGCGCTGATCAGCGAAACCTTTCCACCGGAAATCAACGGTGTGGCCAACACCCTCGGCCGCCTGGCGTCAGGGCTGTTGCGTCTCGGCCACCAGATCCAGGTCGTGCGCCCGCGCCAGCAGGGCGACGAAGGCCGCCACAGCGACAGCGAACTGGTGCTGACCCGCGGCTGGCCGCTGCCCGGCTACCCTGGCCTGCAATGGGGCCAGTCGTGCCTGCACAAGCTGTTGCGCCACTGGAAGAACCTGCCCCCGGACGTGCTCTACATCGCCACCGAAGGCCCGCTCGGGCTGGCCGCCCTGCGCGCCGCGCGGCGTTTGCACATCCCGGTGATCAGCGGCTTCCACACCAATTTCCAGCAGTACAGCGCGCACTACGGCTTCGGCCCGCTGATGCGCCTGGTGACCCTGTACCTGCGCTGGTTCCACAACCGCACCCAGCAGACCCTGGTGCCCAGTGCGAGCCAGTCCCTGGAACTGCAGCGGCGTGGCTTCGAGCGCCTGGCGCAGCTCTCGCGCGGCGTCGACAGCCAATTGTTCAACCCCGCCCGGCGCGATGAAGCGCTGCGCCGCGAATGGGGGCTGGGCGAGCGCGACATCGCCGTGCTGCACGTCGGCCGGCTGGCGGCGGAGAAGAACCTGTCGCTGCTGGGCAGCAGCTTTCGCGCGCTGTGCGCGGCGCACCCGCAACTCAGGCTGCGCCTGGTGATCGTCGGCGACGGCCCGCAACGCAACGCGCTGCGCAAGGAGTTGCCGGATGCGCTGTTCTGCGGTCTGCAGCGCGGCGAGGAACTGGCCCGGCACTACGCCAGCGGCGACCTGTTCCTCTTTCCCAGCCAGTCGGAAACCTTCGGCAACGTGGTGCTCGAAGCGCTCGCCTCAGGCCTGGCCGTGGTGGCCTTCGACCAGGCCGCGGCCGGCCAGCACATCCGCCATGGGCACAACGGCGTGCTCGGCGTGCCAGGCGAGGACCAGAGTTTCTTCGAGGCGGCGAGCTGGCTGCTGGAGGACCCCGAGCGCCTGCGCCGGGTGCGCCTGAACGCGCGTCACCACGCCATTCACCAGGCGTGGGACACGGTCATCGAGCGCTTCGAAGGGTATCTGCAGGAAGCCTGCCGCACCGCGTTGCCGGGGAGGAACCCTGGCGGCCTGGGCCATCCTGAAGCGCACAAGTAG
- a CDS encoding carboxymuconolactone decarboxylase family protein, with amino-acid sequence MAFPPQASPDLHRRAPKLAQLTDEVLFGDLWQRPQLKPRERSLATVAALVAMGRLEQLPFHLQLARDNGLTHEELVELITHLAFYSGWPTAASALNRLEEE; translated from the coding sequence ATGGCATTTCCACCCCAGGCGTCCCCCGACCTGCATCGCCGGGCGCCGAAGCTGGCGCAGCTCACCGACGAGGTGTTGTTCGGCGATCTCTGGCAACGCCCCCAGCTCAAGCCCCGGGAGCGCAGCCTGGCCACCGTCGCCGCCCTGGTGGCGATGGGGCGCCTGGAGCAGTTGCCGTTTCACCTGCAGTTGGCCCGCGACAACGGCCTGACCCACGAGGAACTGGTCGAGCTGATCACCCACCTGGCGTTCTACAGCGGCTGGCCGACGGCCGCTTCCGCTCTCAACCGTCTCGAAGAGGAATGA
- a CDS encoding TetR/AcrR family transcriptional regulator gives MNSIRLDKRDLILAKGSLAMTRSGYHGTGVQDIVQAAGIPKGSFYHYFQSKEDFALQALEHLYAPRLARYAEALGNPALGPRARILTYYRELLAHFARQEKLEYHCFIGSLSFEMAELSPAIAERVDGILQQSIDTLRACLADAQRAGELPATENVESLAEFIGNAWQGVLARMKVSASLRPVERFIERLEHLLQA, from the coding sequence ATGAACAGCATCCGACTCGACAAGCGCGACCTGATCCTCGCCAAGGGCTCCCTGGCGATGACCCGCAGCGGCTACCACGGTACCGGCGTGCAGGACATCGTCCAGGCCGCCGGCATCCCCAAGGGCTCCTTCTATCACTACTTCCAGAGCAAGGAAGATTTCGCCCTGCAGGCGCTGGAGCACCTGTATGCGCCGCGCCTGGCCCGCTACGCCGAGGCGCTCGGCAACCCGGCGCTGGGGCCGCGCGCGCGCATCCTCACCTATTACCGCGAACTGCTGGCGCACTTCGCCCGCCAGGAGAAGCTCGAGTACCACTGCTTCATCGGCAGCCTGAGCTTCGAAATGGCCGAACTGTCACCGGCTATCGCCGAGCGTGTGGACGGCATCCTGCAGCAGTCCATCGACACCCTGCGCGCCTGCCTGGCCGACGCCCAGCGCGCCGGTGAGCTGCCGGCGACGGAGAACGTCGAGTCCCTCGCCGAGTTCATCGGCAACGCCTGGCAGGGCGTTCTGGCGCGGATGAAAGTCAGCGCCTCGCTACGCCCTGTGGAACGTTTTATCGAGCGCCTGGAGCACCTGCTTCAGGCCTGA
- a CDS encoding nitroreductase family protein: MSRFAAESACLPATPDALRALIEQRRAVRRFLAEPVPDAVLRDCLEQAVLAPNACNLQPWSFQVIRDAELRRQLVPVCLGQNAARTAPVLIAVLARPDTWRESCAAILDQWPEPQVPDKVRDFYQRTAPFQYNQGAFGLRGLFKRALYAVVGLRRALMRQPNSHAQMRLWAVKSTALAAQNLMLALQSHGYATCPMEGFDEVRLRKVLQIPPRAVPIMLLAAGRAADNGVYNPRLRFPLEQRVSWH; the protein is encoded by the coding sequence ATGAGCCGTTTCGCTGCCGAATCCGCTTGCCTGCCCGCCACGCCCGACGCCTTGCGCGCCCTGATCGAGCAGCGCCGCGCGGTGCGCCGCTTCCTCGCCGAGCCGGTGCCCGACGCGGTCCTGCGCGACTGCCTGGAGCAGGCGGTGCTGGCACCCAATGCCTGCAACCTGCAGCCGTGGAGTTTCCAGGTGATCCGCGATGCCGAGCTGCGACGGCAGCTGGTGCCGGTGTGCCTGGGACAGAACGCGGCGCGCACGGCGCCGGTGCTGATCGCCGTGCTGGCGCGCCCGGACACCTGGCGCGAGTCCTGTGCGGCGATCCTCGACCAGTGGCCGGAGCCGCAGGTCCCGGACAAGGTGCGCGACTTCTACCAGCGCACCGCGCCGTTCCAGTACAACCAGGGCGCATTTGGCCTGCGCGGCTTGTTCAAGCGCGCTCTCTACGCGGTGGTCGGCCTGCGCCGCGCCCTGATGCGCCAGCCCAACAGCCACGCCCAGATGCGCCTGTGGGCGGTGAAGTCCACCGCGCTGGCGGCGCAGAACCTGATGCTCGCCCTGCAGAGCCACGGCTACGCCACCTGCCCGATGGAAGGCTTCGACGAAGTGCGGCTGCGCAAGGTGCTGCAGATTCCCCCGCGCGCGGTGCCGATCATGCTGCTGGCCGCCGGGCGGGCCGCCGACAATGGCGTCTACAACCCGCGCCTGCGTTTCCCGCTGGAGCAGCGCGTCAGCTGGCACTGA
- the cysZ gene encoding sulfate transporter CysZ, whose product MSTLSGPQYLSEGLKLMMRPGLRLFVLLPLSINILLFVGLIGFAVNQFSHWVNALMPTLPEWLSFLQFILWPLFVVLVLLIVFFTFTLLANLIAAPFNGFLAEKVEVVVRGKDDFPAFSWAELMAMVPRTIGRELRKLGYFLPRAIGLFILSLIPGLNLIATPLWLLFGVWMMAVQYIDYPADNHKLGWNEMLAWLRERRWACMGFGGITYLALLIPVVNLVAMPAAVAGAVLFWVREGGENALVK is encoded by the coding sequence ATGTCCACCCTGAGCGGCCCGCAATACCTCAGCGAAGGCCTGAAACTGATGATGCGCCCCGGCCTGCGGCTGTTCGTCCTGCTGCCCCTGAGCATCAACATCCTGCTGTTCGTCGGGCTGATCGGCTTCGCCGTCAACCAGTTCAGCCATTGGGTCAACGCCCTGATGCCGACCCTGCCCGAGTGGCTGAGCTTCCTGCAGTTCATCCTCTGGCCGTTGTTCGTCGTGCTGGTGCTGCTGATCGTGTTCTTCACCTTCACCCTGCTGGCCAACCTGATAGCCGCGCCGTTCAACGGCTTCCTCGCGGAAAAGGTCGAAGTGGTGGTGCGCGGCAAGGACGATTTTCCCGCCTTCAGCTGGGCCGAGCTGATGGCCATGGTGCCGCGCACCATCGGCCGCGAACTGCGCAAGCTCGGCTACTTCCTGCCGCGCGCCATCGGCCTGTTCATCCTCAGCCTGATCCCCGGCCTGAACCTGATCGCCACCCCGCTGTGGCTGCTGTTCGGCGTGTGGATGATGGCCGTGCAGTACATCGACTACCCGGCGGACAACCACAAGCTGGGCTGGAACGAGATGCTCGCCTGGCTGCGCGAGCGGCGCTGGGCGTGCATGGGCTTCGGTGGCATCACCTACCTGGCGCTGCTGATCCCGGTGGTCAACCTGGTCGCCATGCCCGCCGCCGTGGCCGGCGCGGTGCTGTTCTGGGTGCGCGAAGGTGGCGAAAACGCCCTGGTGAAATGA
- a CDS encoding NADH:flavin oxidoreductase, which produces MTASVDTLFSPFRLGGLELPTRVVMAPMTRNFSPGGVPHAQVVEYYRRRAAAGVGLIVTEGTTVNHKAANGYPNVPRFHGEDALAGWKQVVDAVHAEGGKIVPQLWHVGAVRRLGTEPDASVPGYGPSGKEKDGTVLVHEMTKDDIQEVIAAFAQAARDAKAIGMDGVEIHGAHGYLIDQFFWDGSNKRTDEYGGSLANRSRFAIELIQAVRAAVGPDYPIIFRFSQWKQQDYSARLVQTAEELEAFLKPLSDAGVDIFHCSTRRFWIPEFEGSDLNLAGWTRQLTGKPTITVGNVGLDGSEFLAFFGNTEEVAQPSGIDGLLERLNKEEFDLVAVGRALLVDPDWAVKVRDGRLADIKPFSREALTSLA; this is translated from the coding sequence ATGACTGCATCCGTCGATACCCTGTTCTCGCCCTTCCGCCTGGGCGGCCTGGAACTGCCTACCCGCGTCGTGATGGCGCCGATGACCCGCAACTTCTCCCCGGGCGGCGTTCCCCACGCCCAGGTGGTGGAGTACTACCGCCGCCGCGCCGCCGCTGGCGTCGGCCTGATCGTCACCGAAGGCACCACGGTCAACCACAAGGCCGCCAACGGCTACCCGAACGTGCCGCGCTTCCATGGTGAAGACGCCCTGGCCGGCTGGAAGCAGGTGGTCGACGCCGTGCACGCCGAAGGCGGCAAGATTGTCCCGCAGCTGTGGCACGTCGGCGCTGTGCGCCGCCTGGGCACCGAGCCGGACGCCAGCGTTCCGGGCTACGGCCCCAGCGGCAAGGAAAAGGACGGCACCGTGCTGGTCCATGAGATGACCAAGGACGATATCCAGGAAGTCATCGCCGCCTTCGCCCAGGCCGCCCGCGACGCCAAGGCCATCGGCATGGATGGCGTGGAAATCCACGGCGCCCACGGCTACCTGATCGACCAGTTCTTCTGGGACGGCAGCAACAAGCGCACCGACGAGTACGGCGGCAGCCTGGCCAACCGTTCGCGCTTCGCCATCGAGCTGATCCAGGCCGTGCGCGCGGCCGTGGGCCCGGACTACCCGATCATCTTCCGCTTCTCCCAGTGGAAGCAGCAGGACTACAGCGCCCGCCTGGTGCAGACCGCCGAGGAGCTGGAAGCCTTCCTCAAGCCGCTGTCGGATGCCGGCGTGGACATCTTCCACTGCTCCACCCGCCGCTTCTGGATTCCGGAATTCGAAGGCTCCGACCTCAACCTGGCCGGCTGGACCCGCCAGCTCACCGGCAAGCCGACCATCACCGTGGGCAACGTCGGCCTGGATGGCAGCGAGTTCCTGGCCTTCTTCGGCAACACCGAGGAAGTCGCCCAGCCGTCGGGCATCGATGGCCTGCTGGAGCGCCTGAACAAGGAAGAGTTCGACCTGGTCGCCGTCGGCCGCGCCTTGCTGGTCGACCCGGACTGGGCGGTGAAAGTGCGTGACGGCCGCCTGGCCGACATCAAGCCGTTCAGCCGCGAGGCGCTGACGTCGCTGGCCTGA